The stretch of DNA ACTCAGAAAGTCTTGGAGGAACTCCCTCATGCCGCGGCGGAGTAACGCGTGATCATCCGCGAGCAAGATTCGGATATCGGTTTTCATCGATGATGCGTCTTGGTATGGAGCCACAGCCAGATTGCCGTTCATGGTGCACCTCGCAGTCTAGCCCTGTCCGTCCCCGTCTGAGCAATCGATATGGGCCGCTCCGCTGGCGAATTGGTGGGGCGGGGGAGGGCTGTCAGGGTTTGGGTCGTAATCGGAGAGACCATTCGATACGCTCCTGCAGGCCGCCTACTCGTGGTAACCGAACACTCGAATATCGACTCTCACGACCTCGATCGATCGGAACCCTTTCGGGCTACAACGCCAAGAGGCGAGGATGCGTTTGTCGATTCCGGATCCCACGTGGTTAGCCGATCATTCCTTTGAGCAGGGTAACAAACTAGGCGAATATTCCTATGTATTTATTGCGCATACGAGTAGTACCACGAACACCAATGAGGCCCATAGAGCTAAAGGGCCCTGTTGTGGCCCTATACTTAGGTCTCACCTGATGTCGTGATCCTGGCGCACACGGGAGTGGCGCCAGGGGGAGGTCGCAGGGCTTTCGGGGAGGATCGGTGGCAAGTTGGCGCAGAGCTCAGAGTCGGTATAACTCCGTGTATTTCGCGTCGAGGTAGCGTAGAAACGGTTCCGGGTTTACCCCACCGCCGGTGACGCGGCGAGCCAGATGATCAGGGGTGAACATGCGTCCCCACCGGTGGATTTTCTGTTCGAGCCACCGTCGGAGTGGGAGAAGGTGTCCTGCCCGCATGTCCTCGTCCAGTTGTGGAAGTTCCTGCTGTGCCTGTTCAAAGAACTGCACGGAATAGAGGTTTCCCAGAGTGTAGGTCGGAAAGTAGCCGAAGGCGCCCATGGACCAATGTACATCTTGCAGGACACCCTCGGCGTCCCGTTCCGGCACGATACCCAAATACGACCGCATTTTCTCATTCCAGAGGCTAGGCAGATCATCGGGTTGTGCCCGCCCCTCAATAAGGGCCTGTTCAATCTCGACGCGTAACATGATGTGTAAATTATAGGTTAATTCGTCGGCTTCGACGCGAATCAGCGAGGGGCTGGCCCGGTTGATGGCGGCGTAGAACCGGTCGAGGGGCACATCCGCCAACTGTTGCGGGAACGTGTGCTGCAGTATCGGGTAGAAGCAGTGCCAGAACGCACGGGAGCGGCCGACACAATTTTCCCAGAGGCGAGACTGGCTTTCGTGAAAGCCGAGTGACACGGACTCGCCCAGGGGAGTGCCATAGTACCGAGGGTCTAAGCCTTGATCGTACAGGCCGTGGCCCCCTTCATGGATGCAACTAAACAGGCACGAGGGCAGATCTCTCTCGAAGACCCGTGTCGTCACCCGGACATCGGTCGGATGAAAAGAGGTCGTGAACGGATGAGCCGAGAGGTCGAGGCGCCCGCGGTCGAAGTCGTAGCCCATGGCGGTCAGCACCAGCCGCCCGAACTCGACCTGTTTGGCCTGGTCGAAGCTCTGGTGCAGGCAACGGTCGTCGATGGTGACGCGGCTGGCTTGAACGCGCTGTAAGAGCGGGACGAGGCGTCCACGAAGTTGCGCGAACAGCGGTGTCAGTTGGGCGATGGTGGCACCAGGCTCATACGCATCAAGGAGGGCATCGTAGGGTGAATCTCGGTATCCGAGGTACTCAGCCTCCTCACGCTTGAGGCCGAGGATCGTGTTCAGCGACGGCAAGAACTTCGCAAAGCGATTCTCTTCTCGGGCGCTCACCCAGGCCTGCTGAGCCAAGGAACATTCGCGGCTGAGGCGGATCACAAAGTCGGATGGAAGTTTCTTGCCCCGACTGAAGTCGCGCCAGGTTTCTCGCAACAGAGACCGGGAAGGTTCATCCCAACTCTCGGCGGCCTGTCCGGTCGAGGGATCGATCCATTCGGTCAGCAGTGCTTCGAGCTCGGCGGACACGAGCTTCTGGTGAGCGAGGCCTTCCAGCGTCGCGATTTGCTCCGCGCGTGCCGCTCCGCCGCCAGCGGGCATATATGTTTCCTGGTCCCAGGAGAGTACCGCGGCCGCGCTTTGGATGCGCCGAATTTCCAGCAAACGTGTTGTCAACGGTTCCAATGTCGCCAG from Nitrospira sp. encodes:
- a CDS encoding carboxypeptidase M32, producing the protein MKTLATLEPLTTRLLEIRRIQSAAAVLSWDQETYMPAGGGAARAEQIATLEGLAHQKLVSAELEALLTEWIDPSTGQAAESWDEPSRSLLRETWRDFSRGKKLPSDFVIRLSRECSLAQQAWVSAREENRFAKFLPSLNTILGLKREEAEYLGYRDSPYDALLDAYEPGATIAQLTPLFAQLRGRLVPLLQRVQASRVTIDDRCLHQSFDQAKQVEFGRLVLTAMGYDFDRGRLDLSAHPFTTSFHPTDVRVTTRVFERDLPSCLFSCIHEGGHGLYDQGLDPRYYGTPLGESVSLGFHESQSRLWENCVGRSRAFWHCFYPILQHTFPQQLADVPLDRFYAAINRASPSLIRVEADELTYNLHIMLRVEIEQALIEGRAQPDDLPSLWNEKMRSYLGIVPERDAEGVLQDVHWSMGAFGYFPTYTLGNLYSVQFFEQAQQELPQLDEDMRAGHLLPLRRWLEQKIHRWGRMFTPDHLARRVTGGGVNPEPFLRYLDAKYTELYRL